The following coding sequences are from one Rathayibacter sp. SW19 window:
- a CDS encoding universal stress protein has translation MTPGEPGQAAAASAGSIVVGIAPDEAARVLLEAARFARELGTELVCAHVDAARYPIEVREDGTVSSMPLDPEVPDVRDETVDPSLARHVLDTLAGADAGVGADAGLRVRFFALAGDPAQALGRLAESLDARAIVVGTRHPGVRAGLEEFFTGSIAVRLAHRQSRPVIVIPLQPHPTAAPWELEE, from the coding sequence ATGACGCCAGGTGAACCCGGTCAGGCAGCTGCGGCATCCGCAGGTTCGATCGTCGTCGGGATTGCCCCCGACGAGGCGGCGAGGGTCCTGCTGGAAGCAGCCCGGTTCGCGCGTGAGCTCGGCACCGAGCTCGTCTGCGCGCATGTGGACGCTGCCCGCTATCCGATCGAAGTGCGCGAAGACGGCACTGTTTCATCCATGCCTCTGGACCCCGAGGTTCCCGACGTGCGCGACGAGACGGTCGACCCCTCGCTGGCGCGCCACGTGCTCGACACGCTCGCCGGTGCCGATGCCGGTGTGGGCGCCGATGCCGGTCTGCGCGTGCGCTTCTTCGCACTTGCCGGCGACCCTGCTCAGGCGCTCGGCCGGCTGGCGGAGTCGCTGGATGCACGGGCGATCGTCGTCGGCACTCGGCATCCGGGCGTTCGAGCGGGTCTCGAAGAGTTCTTCACCGGCTCGATCGCGGTGCGACTCGCCCACCGGCAGAGCCGGCCCGTCATCGTGATCCCGCTGCAGCCGCATCCGACGGCGGCGCCGTGGGAGTTGGAGGAGTGA